The following nucleotide sequence is from Salvia splendens isolate huo1 chromosome 2, SspV2, whole genome shotgun sequence.
cggatgtgggtccggatccacttttactccctgttcttaggcaagagcacaacacccatatccgtgctcttctgcaaggacatgctcaaaggtcccaccattctattattcaatttaaataaaaacattttcacaatattaaaatacattaaaaataaccgaaaTAACATTGCAAATTaccaaataattaaaaattacataattaaaatcctaaaaattaaaattttcttcattaaagtcttaaaaattaaaaattacataatttaaatcctaaaaattaaaaattacataattaaattcacaaaattaaaaaaacacactacccgtggccgaatttcgctcaaatggatgatgaatgtgtgtatttatagatgattttgggattaattttttaaaaaaaaatttgcaaaaaatggtaataaaatttgtatatttttgggaatccaatttttttaaaaaaattttggtattattttcaattttttttaaaaaaagaaaaaaaaatgccaACTGgcaatagaaacgcgccacgtcgccctgctcgctggcacggacgtgctgctcgtgccagcggcaagattgcagcggcggacagcagtgccgtgccgctggcacggactgACGGATAGCGGTATGCTCTCCgcagtggatgctcttagattgTTAAGTGTAAATCCAGTACAAGAAAAAAACAAACTAACCATAATGTTAAAATGGTACATTTCCCTTCAGTTGAGAAATAATGACTTGAAATAACAACAGGTAATCTAGAGCAAGCATATTCTTGCCAtgacacaaaaaaaaatagaaaaatagatgaatttgatgaaaaaacaaatcaagCATACTACAACAATCTTGCAAGAAATCCTAATTCTCTCCAACATGAAACAACAAATGAGTTCAGTTCCTGTGGCATGGTAGATTTATCAGCTCGGCGAAGGCAGAGTGGTCGGATCAGCGGAGGAGGGGATTTCCGGGCCTAACCGGCAGCCTTCAAGCATGAAAACGACGTCGTTCATAGAAGGTCTTTCGAGAGGGTCAGGCATTGTGCAGAGCAATCCAACTTTGACTCCCAGCAAGAACTCTTCCCACTCTGATGACTCCGGGTCAAGCTCAACTAAACCGGGCTCAAGCAGTTCGGAGATTTGGCCTCTTTGCAATTGCCTCTTCACCCACTTCACGATATCCTCATCCTGTGTGAACATCACAGGCTTCTTACCAGTCAGAATCTCCAGCACCACGATCCCGAAACTGTATACATCCGCTTCCTTAGTTGGTTTCCCTGTCAGTGTTGCTTCTGGTGCTACATAGCCCAGAGTGCCAACTGGGGTGGCAGATGTAGAGGCTTCAGCTGGAGTAGCAATCGTCACTTTGTCCAAGCCAAACTCCGAAAGATGGGCTTCAAAATCAGCGTCAAAGAGCACGTTCTGTGGCTTTACATCACCGTGTGTGATTGAGGCGGAATGCAAGAACGCTAGACCACGAGCTATGCCTAGTGCAATCAGGTGGCGCATAGGCCAGTTCAGTACATGCCCTTCTTGATGTGATGCCTCTTGAAGCAGTGTGGCTAGATTTCCATTAGGCATGTAGTCGTATACAAGAAACCGCATATCAGGAGGTGGCCCAGCATAGTAGCCACGGAGGACAGTCAGATTGCGATGCTTAACTTTGCCCAGAGACTCAGCTTCCTTGCGGAATGTGCTCTCATCGATTGATGTGTCGGGGAGGCGCCTGATAGCAAGAACCATACCATCGGCATAAGTGGCTTTAAAGAGTAGCCCATATTTGCCCCTGCTGAGTACATTTTCCTCATCATACTGCCTGGTAGCTTCCACAGTTTCTGCATATGTGATCTTGTTGTTGAACATAATGAGCTTTGGCTGCCCATACTCTTCACTTCCACGAGCCCCTTGTGAACCGGGACTTGAGCTTCGCTTCTTAACACCATCTGCTCTCAGCTTCTTTCGCCACCTAAGAAGACTGTACACATACCCACAGCAGCACAGCAGCAGCATTAAACTACCAACTGCAACCACAACGATGAAAAGaatcatcttcttcctcttacGTTCATTCACCCTTTTGCAGTTCCTTCCCAGTGGTTCCCCGCACAAATTCTTATTCATCGCATACACAGAAGGGTCACTGAACTCAGCAGCCAAAGCAGGCGGAATCTCACCCTCAAAACCATTGGCAGACAAATTCAGCCTTTGTAGACCAGATATGATGGAAAGACTTGCAGGAACAGCACCCGTCAGATTATTTGAGGAGACATCTAAGTCTTTCAATCTCGGTAACTTGGATAATGTCTCTGGAAGGCCGCCCGAGATGTGATTTGAATCCAGCAACAAAACTTCCAAAGAGGAGCAGTTTGAAATGCTTGCTGGGATTGGGCCAGTTAAGTTATTCTGACCCAAGTCGAGCCTCTGTAATTGTGACAAACTTGAAAAATCGGAAGGAATTTGGCCAGTTAGGCCATTCTCTCTCAGCTCTAAGACTTCAAGACTAGTGCAGTTGCTCAACTCCACCGGAACCACACCACTCAATGGATTACCAGATAGTGAAAGAGCATTCAATGATCTGAGAAATCCATAACTGGCTGGAATCTCGCCAGAGAAAGCATTTCCTGAGAGATTAAGATCCTGCAAACTAGACAAGCTGCTAAAACCTTCAGGCACATTTCCAGAGAATGAATTATCCTCCAAAGCCACAACTTGCAGCCTTGGTAACCCAAAAAGCTCAAACGGCAACTCTCCCGACAAGTTTTGCTTGCTCAAATCGAGATTGGTGAGCCTCAAAAGATTCCCAATGCTAGAAGGGATAACTCCTGAAAGCCCACAGCCACTCATATTCAAAACTTCCAATCCTTTCAAATCCCCAATATTCATAAAAGCCTGATTTGAAAATTTATTGTAGCTCAAATTTAGAGTGCTCAAATTGGCAAGACTCATCAACTCTAGAGGTACAGTCCCATTCAACTCATTATCACCCAAGTCCAAAACTTGTAAAGATTCAAGACTGCCTATGCTCGAGGGAACAACACCAGTAAACTCATTCCCACCAAGAATCAACGTCGTTAACTTCCTCATTTCCCCCAAAAACTCGGGTACTGAACCCGAAAACCGATTATTTCCAAGATCGAGTACTCTAAGAACCCCACATTTGGTCACACTCTCGGGAATTCCGCCAGTTAATGAGTTGTTACCAACTCGAAAATCCtccaaattcaccaaattccCAACATTTTCCGGCAATAGCCCGGAGATAAAATTGCCAGAAACATCTAGCGACCTTAATGTAGAGAAATTCATTAGGAGATCAGGAAACGCGCCAGTTATCTGATTCCCGTGAAGATCTAAAACTTGAAGAACACTGTGACAAATTTTGCCATCATTATTCCCAATACCCGTGAGCGAATTAAAACTCAAATTAAGAATCCTAATTGTAGCATTCAATACTGAAATGTTACAAAGCAATGATTGCGAAACCACACCAGTCAGGTGATTACGAGGCAACGAGATAACCTGAAGGTTCTGAAGCGAACCTATCGTCGCCGGAACCACGCCGGACAGCATATTATCGCCGGCACTGATGTGAACGAGAGACGAACAGTTCGACAGCGCCGACGGAATCGTCCCTTGGACGTTATTAGCGTCGATCCACAAATACTCCAGCTTCTGCAGCGCTCCGATTGCCGCCGGTATCTCGCCGGAGAAACGATTGTACGACAAATTGATGAGCTGGAGCTGGTGAGCAGCGGAGAAGTTCGCCGGAATTCGACCGGAGAGGGAATTGGAGGAGAGGTCGAGCACACGCATGCTCGTCGGAATGTCGCCGGAGATTTCCCCGGAGATTTGGTTGTGCGAGAGGTTCAAAACCCCGAGATCCGTGAGGTTGGTGAAGAGCGCGGCGGGAATGTCGCCGGAGAGGGAGTTGTCCTGCAAGTAGACGGCGCGAAGGAGCGAGCACTCGGAGAGCGCGCGCGGGATGGAGCCGTTGAGGCTGTTGGAGTGGAGGCTCAGCCTCTGGAGCTGGGAGAGACCAGCGAGACGGTCGGTGAGGATGCCGCTGAGCTGGAGGCGCGGCAGGCGGAGCTCGACGACTCTGCCGGCGGAGCATCGAATGCCACGCCAATCGCAGGGGGCGGCGGGCGTGGAGGCGTCCCATCCGCCCAATGCGCCGCGTGGATCGTGCAGATTCTGCTTGAAGGAGAGTAAGGCTTCGATCTCGGGGCCGGCGGCGGCGCGTGTGAAGGTAGCCGTTAGAATGGCGCAAAGAGCCACGGCGAGGAGTGTGAGAGTAGCAGTCGACATTGATGAAATCGAAGAGGGAAGTGAGGTTAGGTTTGAGGAATGTGGTTTAGCAGCAGATGTAACGCCATATGCCGAAGCTGCGGCGACTGATAGAGAGAGAGCGAGGGATTTTGGGTGTATCTATTTATGAGGTGTTTTGTTGTTTCCCTCTGTCGAGAGAGATGAGTCTACGCCGAAAAAGGGCATTCAAAATTGAGGAGAAAAGGAGTGAAATGAATCGCTTTTTTTTGCACTTTATTTATCGCCCCACTCATTACACCAACACTGCGCACGCCACGCACCACAGCAACGCCCGCAACATTTGATTTTCGactcatttttttgttttgttaatttttaCTAAGAAACAAAGCTATAAAACAAAACTAAATATCGAATAACAAAAGTAGAAAAACAATTTTAATACAACAATCCAAATCAAAGAAAAACTATTATGCCATACGATCTATTGTATCCCTAATCCATATAATCCTTGTACTCCATCTATTGCATGCTACCCGCGCTTCTTTGTGTGTTTCGGCCCACTATGAACTATTtacactattttttattttaagtaagagtatttttattgaaatattagagttaattaaatatttatttattaagtattttcttattataattaaaatattaatttaattatattaattactcAATCCCTTGTTTACCGATTAAAATAAGAGTGCAATTAGCATGAAATAGCGAGAATATTATTAAGTATATAATTagcatcaaataaaataattgtgtGATCTATTTCTAATGAAATAGCGAGAATATTATTAAGTATAAAATTagcaataaataaaataattgtgtGATCTATTTCTAATTTGCACAATTTGGGATACAAGAAGTGGGAGTAGAAAACAAGTTGAaagaaaattgaattaaatataaCTAACATTTGTAAGAATGGCCAACCAAAAGAGTTTTCTTTTATGAAGCGAATCCCATGTTAAGAACTAGTAACAGCAAATTAATATTTGCAATCATTTTCGGTGACTATGATGCATAACAACTAATTAGAAGAGGATAGTTATTTGAGACATTGTGGATTTACCTTAATAGACATTTGTAAGAAAAGGTTCTCGTATTTAACTTTTACGGACTTTCAATTTTGtaggatttttttaataattgaagtcCAATAATGTgttatcattaattatttttttataatcctTTTAGTTaagttatttaataattaaatttataattttaaatactatttaaaaaaagcttccatgaaaaataaaactattacAATGGAAAAAAGTATTTGATGTGGTTTAGCATAAAttacttcttttcctttttagtatttttataggatatattttttattataaatttacttatcaaaattaattaaaattaaaattcccaGCAAAAAGGATAATGAAGTTAATACTGCAAAGTAATTAAGAAATACTCCTATGGAATATAGTAAACaaaatatttgaaatgataAGCCATGGAATAATTTAATTTGCTACAGTATATCATTcaaaatttgatactactagTTATTTGAAAACACAATGATGATGTCCGTTCAACAATAATTAGTCAATTACTGTaaattaatcattaattaattgtgaaattaGGTATAGGAATGAAAACAATTACTATAAACGAACCAAATTGTATAATTAGTTTcgatttaatttggatatttGATTATCGGAATATTGATCACCCTATCTTCCTTCCATTTTCCCCAAATTACATCAATGGTGACCTGCAATGGATGGATTTAACAGCATCAAAACTCAATAACAGTTCCAAAAATGGAAGCTCTCTCGAAGCTGAGCATTGCACCCTTCCCTCGCCGCTTTCTCTCACCTACGCCGACCAGAAAGCAACACTTCAAACGCAGCGCTGCCGTCGGCGGCGGCCCCACCACCAGCAGATGGGCCGATCGCCTCTTCGCCGACTTCCAATTCCTCCCTTCCCCGTCGGACAATTCAGACGCCGCAGTTTCTGCGCCGCCTCCGCCGCTTCCTTCTCTCCCGGAACGCCTGGTGTCAGTGCCACTGGATTTCTACCGTGTGCTTGGAGCGGAGCCGCATTTCCTTGGCGACGGCATTCGCCGAGCCTACAACGCTAGGGTTTCGATGCCGCCGCAGTATGGTTACAGCGACGACGCTTTGATTAGCCGGCGGCAGATTCTCCAAGCGGCTTGTGAGACCCTTGCGAACTCCGGTTCTCGCAGGGAGTACAATCAAGGGCTCGCCGAGGATGAGTTTGATACCATTCTCACTCAAGTGCCCTGGGATAAggttttctttctatttcttaAGCTAATTCTGGATATATCTAAGTAGAATATTGGAAATTTTTGATGTAAAAGTTTTTGGGGAATGTAAAAGAAAATTGACTACACTGATTAAATCTCATCAAAGAAGATATGTTTTTAGAAAACTTTTTCTTTTCCAGAATCAGAATCAACAATTTGTTGATAGTGTTCATTCTGCAGTTGGGAAGTTATAATTGGTTTCTGTACGAAGACTTCCCTTGTTATCGAGTAACTGTTGACGCTAGTACTAACTACTAAGTAT
It contains:
- the LOC121782618 gene encoding probable LRR receptor-like serine/threonine-protein kinase At4g36180 codes for the protein MSTATLTLLAVALCAILTATFTRAAAGPEIEALLSFKQNLHDPRGALGGWDASTPAAPCDWRGIRCSAGRVVELRLPRLQLSGILTDRLAGLSQLQRLSLHSNSLNGSIPRALSECSLLRAVYLQDNSLSGDIPAALFTNLTDLGVLNLSHNQISGEISGDIPTSMRVLDLSSNSLSGRIPANFSAAHQLQLINLSYNRFSGEIPAAIGALQKLEYLWIDANNVQGTIPSALSNCSSLVHISAGDNMLSGVVPATIGSLQNLQVISLPRNHLTGVVSQSLLCNISVLNATIRILNLSFNSLTGIGNNDGKICHSVLQVLDLHGNQITGAFPDLLMNFSTLRSLDVSGNFISGLLPENVGNLVNLEDFRVGNNSLTGGIPESVTKCGVLRVLDLGNNRFSGSVPEFLGEMRKLTTLILGGNEFTGVVPSSIGSLESLQVLDLGDNELNGTVPLELMSLANLSTLNLSYNKFSNQAFMNIGDLKGLEVLNMSGCGLSGVIPSSIGNLLRLTNLDLSKQNLSGELPFELFGLPRLQVVALEDNSFSGNVPEGFSSLSSLQDLNLSGNAFSGEIPASYGFLRSLNALSLSGNPLSGVVPVELSNCTSLEVLELRENGLTGQIPSDFSSLSQLQRLDLGQNNLTGPIPASISNCSSLEVLLLDSNHISGGLPETLSKLPRLKDLDVSSNNLTGAVPASLSIISGLQRLNLSANGFEGEIPPALAAEFSDPSVYAMNKNLCGEPLGRNCKRVNERKRKKMILFIVVVAVGSLMLLLCCCGYVYSLLRWRKKLRADGVKKRSSSPGSQGARGSEEYGQPKLIMFNNKITYAETVEATRQYDEENVLSRGKYGLLFKATYADGMVLAIRRLPDTSIDESTFRKEAESLGKVKHRNLTVLRGYYAGPPPDMRFLVYDYMPNGNLATLLQEASHQEGHVLNWPMRHLIALGIARGLAFLHSASITHGDVKPQNVLFDADFEAHLSEFGLDKVTIATPAEASTSATPVGTLGYVAPEATLTGKPTKEADVYSFGIVVLEILTGKKPVMFTQDEDIVKWVKRQLQRGQISELLEPGLVELDPESSEWEEFLLGVKVGLLCTMPDPLERPSMNDVVFMLEGCRLGPEIPSSADPTTLPSPS